A single window of Candidatus Neomarinimicrobiota bacterium DNA harbors:
- a CDS encoding sulfite exporter TauE/SafE family protein encodes MRWFISTIRKVSTKKQLWFLCVICFFFLSVFIFDISLSWGVLGLVILCFACELMDSSLGMGYGTTLTPVLLAFGYEPLELIPTILLSEFLSGFASSYFHHETGNVDFTRQSRDFRVAMLLALGSVVGVAIGVNVAITINPQYQLIKLALQNICSDHNEHAGFPALTCDPLAL; translated from the coding sequence TTTATTTCAACAATAAGGAAAGTAAGTACGAAAAAACAGCTTTGGTTTCTATGTGTCATTTGTTTTTTCTTTTTGAGTGTTTTTATTTTTGATATTTCGCTTTCCTGGGGGGTTTTGGGATTAGTAATCCTTTGTTTTGCCTGTGAACTCATGGATAGTTCTTTGGGTATGGGTTATGGTACTACCCTCACACCTGTTCTGCTGGCTTTCGGGTATGAGCCACTGGAACTGATTCCAACCATCTTACTTTCAGAATTTCTCAGCGGTTTTGCTTCATCCTATTTTCATCATGAGACGGGGAATGTTGATTTCACACGGCAATCCCGAGATTTTAGAGTGGCAATGCTTTTAGCTTTAGGAAGTGTGGTGGGCGTGGCGATCGGTGTTAATGTTGCTATTACGATAAACCCACAATACCAGTTGATAAAACTTGCATTACAAAATATATGTTCAGATCACAATGAACACGCAGGGTTTCCTGCATTGACTTGTGACCCACTTGCTTTATGA
- a CDS encoding FAD-dependent oxidoreductase: MKDKTDVLVIGGSAAGIVVATTGKSHYPDKDFLLVRKEQKVLVPCGIPYIFGSLDSSEKNLIPDATLSDNKVRLKIDEAIAVDPQKKLCRTADGTEIEFDKLIFATGSTPVAPQWLKGVDKGNVFSIHKDKVVIDVIKEKLKDASKVIVIGGGFIGVEMADEINKYGKDVTLVELLPNILSLAFDEELAVKAEDILESRGVTIRTGEGVQEILGEENVSGVLLKNGETLAADVVILAMGYRPNVSLARQTGININDLGFICVDEYMRTCNNSDIFAIGDCAEKKGFIMGMQTGVMLASTACAEARIAGMNLFSISAVKTFGGTISMFCTVIGDTAFGAAGIIESRAKELGLTIVTGTFEGIDKHPGTLPGTQKQTVKLIVAKESGNLIGGEVIGGAGTGELINLIGFSIENRITIASFITAQIATHPLLTGPPTAYPLIKAAEAAAKKRKFVS; the protein is encoded by the coding sequence ATGAAAGACAAAACAGATGTATTGGTGATCGGTGGTAGTGCCGCCGGAATCGTTGTTGCAACAACGGGCAAATCTCATTATCCAGACAAAGATTTTCTACTTGTTCGGAAGGAGCAAAAGGTGCTTGTGCCTTGTGGTATCCCATACATTTTTGGATCTTTGGATAGTAGTGAAAAAAATCTTATCCCCGATGCAACACTATCGGATAACAAGGTACGTTTAAAAATAGATGAAGCCATTGCAGTTGACCCTCAAAAAAAACTTTGTCGAACTGCAGACGGTACTGAGATCGAATTTGATAAACTTATCTTCGCAACTGGTTCTACTCCGGTTGCTCCCCAATGGCTTAAAGGGGTGGATAAGGGGAATGTGTTTTCTATTCACAAAGACAAAGTTGTGATAGATGTGATCAAAGAAAAGCTTAAGGATGCAAGTAAGGTAATTGTTATTGGTGGTGGTTTTATTGGTGTCGAAATGGCAGATGAGATCAATAAGTACGGCAAGGATGTTACTTTAGTTGAACTATTGCCAAATATTTTGTCACTTGCTTTTGATGAAGAGCTGGCTGTAAAAGCGGAGGATATTCTGGAATCCAGAGGTGTAACTATCAGAACTGGTGAAGGTGTTCAAGAAATACTTGGGGAGGAAAATGTTTCAGGAGTACTGCTAAAAAATGGAGAAACTCTAGCTGCTGATGTTGTGATTTTAGCTATGGGGTATCGACCAAATGTTAGTCTTGCCCGGCAAACAGGTATAAACATAAACGATCTGGGCTTTATTTGTGTAGATGAATATATGAGAACCTGTAATAACTCAGATATCTTTGCAATAGGTGACTGTGCTGAGAAAAAGGGGTTTATAATGGGAATGCAGACAGGAGTGATGCTTGCTTCTACTGCTTGTGCAGAGGCGAGGATTGCCGGCATGAATTTATTTTCAATTTCTGCAGTAAAAACTTTTGGTGGAACCATTTCCATGTTTTGCACCGTTATTGGAGACACTGCCTTTGGTGCGGCTGGAATAATTGAAAGTCGCGCGAAGGAATTGGGGCTCACTATTGTTACCGGTACTTTTGAAGGAATTGATAAACATCCCGGAACCTTACCTGGGACCCAGAAACAAACCGTAAAATTGATTGTAGCCAAAGAATCAGGAAACCTGATCGGTGGAGAGGTGATCGGTGGCGCTGGTACAGGAGAATTAATCAATCTGATTGGATTTTCAATTGAGAATAGAATTACGATAGCTTCTTTTATAACTGCCCAGATCGCCACGCATCCATTGCTCACTGGACCACCAACAGCCTATCCATTGATCAAAGCGGCTGAAGCAGCTGCAAAGAAGCGAAAATTTGTGAGCTGA
- a CDS encoding DNA/RNA helicase domain-containing protein: MEVSHCSSSSNDGWDHWSFRGSQWTKIRKSERKRYLKNAYRVLLTRARQGMIIVVPTGNDEDHTRSPGFYNPTYEYLKNVGFPVIV; the protein is encoded by the coding sequence ATGGAAGTTAGCCACTGTTCAAGTTCATCTAATGATGGCTGGGATCACTGGTCATTTCGAGGAAGCCAGTGGACTAAGATTAGAAAAAGTGAACGGAAACGGTATCTTAAAAACGCTTATCGAGTATTATTGACCAGGGCACGCCAAGGAATGATTATTGTGGTACCGACGGGAAATGATGAAGATCATACCCGCTCACCAGGGTTTTATAATCCAACCTATGAGTACTTAAAAAATGTAGGTTTCCCCGTTATAGTCTAA
- a CDS encoding nucleotide pyrophosphohydrolase: MEIYELVLEIKKFAQERDWEQFHNPKDLAVALGIEVSELQEIMLWTSAEKSAERVNEKIEDIQNEVGDILIYLLRFCDVTGIDPIEVVREKMKLNAKKYPVHKSKGNSKKYTEL; the protein is encoded by the coding sequence ATGGAAATATATGAACTTGTATTAGAGATTAAAAAATTTGCCCAGGAACGCGACTGGGAACAATTCCACAATCCCAAAGATCTGGCAGTTGCACTCGGTATTGAAGTCTCAGAGTTGCAGGAGATAATGCTGTGGACATCAGCTGAAAAATCAGCTGAGCGTGTGAATGAAAAGATTGAAGATATTCAGAATGAAGTGGGGGATATTTTAATCTATCTGCTTCGCTTTTGTGACGTGACCGGGATTGATCCAATAGAAGTTGTACGTGAGAAAATGAAGCTCAATGCTAAGAAATATCCAGTACATAAATCGAAGGGCAACTCAAAAAAATATACTGAGTTATGA